The following proteins are encoded in a genomic region of Chelmon rostratus isolate fCheRos1 chromosome 3, fCheRos1.pri, whole genome shotgun sequence:
- the poll gene encoding DNA polymerase lambda produces the protein MEPRHGIMKAFPKVKRAKVFHGKDAPPAKKKPDECDVTGNTFNGVTVYVLPAGIGNARYQIFQRQIQQNGGQTESSLCPSVTHVVVDDNMDMDRALRLLKVDCMPSGVQLVKCTWLSLCISEKQLLDVESYSLLLPKRESGTVHENIREELPSVKTAAETIVEPVSDQTKQEEAIDVTLPDTKEEVRGEEDGVSQNDLEALITGQHPKGEPPGPSLDPGPDSAQKVVSGKWVCAQSSQSKTNNFNKHITDKLEVLAKAYTHQGDKWRALGYSKAVNALKSYHKPVTSYQEACQIPGIGKRMADKIDEIMESGHLRKLDHIGEAVPVLELFTNIWGAGAKTAQLWYQQGFRTLEDIRTKAHLSSTQKIGLKHYDDFLDRMPREEAAAIETVVRDAVQAIDPHLVAIACGSYRRGKATCGDVDVLISHPDGKSHKGIFSKVLQSLHDSGFLTDDLVSHEENGEQKKYMGVCRLPGPGQRHRRLDIIVVPYNEFACALMYFTGSAHFNRSMRALAKTRSMSLSEHSLNQNVVRQGSLKVYGGTPLATPTEKDVFSLLGIPYRQPRERDW, from the exons GAAACACTTTTAATGGTGTCACAGTGTACGTCCTGCCTGCTGGAATAGGAAATGCCAGATACCAGATCTTCCAGAGACAAATTCAGCAGAATGGAGGACAGACGGAGAGTTCACTGTGTCCCAGTGTCACTCATGTTGTTGTGGATGACAACATGGACATGGACAGGGCCCTGCGCTTACTGAAAGTGGATTGTATGCCCTCTGGAGTCCAGTTGGTGAAATGCACTTGGTTGAGCCTGTGCATCAGTGAGAAGCAACTACTGGATGTTGAGAGCTACAGTCTTCTTTTACCCAAGAG GGAATCTGGAACAGTGCATGAAAATATTAGGGAAGAGCTGCCGAGTGtcaaaactgctgcagaaactATTGTCGAGCCGGTGTCTGATCAAACCAAGCAAGAGGAGGCTATAGATGTG ACGCTCCCAGACACCAAGGAGGAAGTgcgaggagaggaagatggggTGTCTCAGAATGACCTGGAAGCTCTCATCACTGGCCAGCACCCCAAAGGGGAGCCTCCTGGCCCCAGCCTCGACCCTGGTCCAGACTCTGCTCAGAAGGTGGTCTCGGGGAAGTGGGTCTGTGCCCAGTCCTCTCAGTCCAAAACTAATAACTTCAACAAGCACATCACAGACAAACTAGAAGTGCTGGCCAAGGCCTACACACACCAGGGGGACAAGTGGAGGGCGCTGGGCTACTCCAAGGCTGTCAACGCACTGAAGAGTTACCACAAGCCTGTTACATCATATCAG GAGGCTTGTCAGATCCCAGGAATTGGAAAACGCATGGCCGACAAAATTGATGAGATCATGGAGAGCGGTCACCTGCGGAAGCTAGATCACATAGGAGAGGCTGTGCCGGTGTTGGAGCTTTTTACTAACATCTGGGGTGCAGGAGCTAAAACTGCACAGCTGTGGTACCAGCAG ggATTTCGCACATTAGAGGACATCCGCACAAAGGCTCACCTAAGCAGCACTCAAAAGATTGGACTCAAACACTACGATGACTTTCTCGACCGGATGCCCAGAGAAGAAGCAGCGGCCATAGAGACAGTG GTAAGGGATGCTGTCCAAGCCATAGACCCACACCTGGTGGCCATCGCGTGTGGCTCCTACCGTCGGGGAAAGGCCACATGTGGAGATGTTGACGTACTCATATCTCATCCTGATGGCAAGTCCCACAAGGGCATTTTCAGCAAAGTGTTACAGAGCCTCCATGACAGTG GGTTTTTGACGGACGACCTGGTGAGCCACGAGGAGAATGGAGAGCAGAAGAAGTACATGGGTGTGTGCCGTTTGCCAGGACCCGGCCAACGCCATCGCAGGCTGGACATCATAGTGGTGCCCTACAATGAGTTTGCCTGCGCGCTCATGTATTTCACTGGGTCGGCACACTTCAACCGTTCAATGCGAGCCCTGGCAAAGACAAGAAGCATGAGCTTATCAGAACACTCGCTGAACCAAAATGTGGTGCGTCAGGGTAGCTTGAAGGTGTATGGTGGCACTCCACTCGCTACACCGACAGAGAAggatgttttcagtcttttagGCATACCATACAGACAGCCTCGTGAAAGGGACTGGTGA
- the wbp1lb gene encoding WW domain binding protein 1-like b isoform X1 gives MRGVCSALKMGLFLHAVGSVTPTESVAERSLLHCEGINNQSYICESGHCCGESQCCSYYYELWWFWLVWAIIFILSCCCVCHHRRTKHRLQQQQRQHEINLIAYREAHNYPSVPFYFRFLPNYLLPDYEEVVNRPPTPPPPYSALHTGPTSVASSPLAPEQQEGHCPTIQPTPVPPVSDSLCCRPNVEEPQPPTLDFRPKPDNKPTQTTQDSGVILLSDGLNREGLTSQEKRSGNGDDSCKDPMLKDLSEDKDRLPNGRRRRFTGDSGIEVCVCGTRGSGGFSGAGGTGQEGKELRELESLLGHERDEEEEEEEEADEEGGDFCDSCGHQASFSLEEEQGLGGPERRAACGPPGPPQPAHQLGSASLHPPLCLLLHTINEQEGPHHSTSTEPQG, from the exons ATGAGAGGCGTATGCTCGGCTCTCAAAATGGGATTGTTTTTGCACGCTGTTGGCTCTGTCACCCCCACCGAGTCCGTAGCAGAAAGG AGCCTGCTGCACTGTGAAGGCATTAACAACCAGAGCTACATCTGTGAGTCCGGTCACTGCTGCGGGGAgtctcagtgctgcagctacTACTACGAGCTCTGGT GGTTCTGGTTGGTCTGGGCGATCATCTTCATCttgagctgctgctgcgtgTGCCACCATCGCCGCACCAAACACcggctgcagcaacaacaacggCAGCACGAGATCAACCTCATCGCTTACCGCGAAGCACACAACTACCCCTCCGTGCCCTTCTACTTCA gGTTTCTGCCAAACTACCTCCTGCCTGACTATGAAGAGGTGGTCAACCGACCACCAACTCCTCCCCCTCCATACAGTGCCTTACACACAGGCCCAACCTCAGTGGCTTCCAGTCCACTGGCTCCCGAGCAGCAGGAGGGACACTGTCCGACCATCCAGCCCACTCCGGTTCCTCCCGTGTCTGACAGTCTGTGTTGTAGACCCAATGTAGAGGAACCACAACCCCCCACCTTAGACTTTAGGCCAAAGCCTGACAACAAGcccacacagacaacacaagaTTCAGGTGTGATACTGCTGTCGGATGGGCTGAATAGAGAAGGACTTACCAGCCAGGAGAAAAGAAGTGGAAATGGGGATGATTCCTGCAAGGACCCCATGCTGAAGGACCTGTCAGAGGACAAAGATCGACTCCCCAATGGAAGGAGGAGGCGATTCACAGGGGACTCCGGgattgaggtgtgtgtgtgcggcacGCGTGGTAGCGGTGGTTtcagtggagctggaggaacAGGCCAGGAAGGCAAGGAgttgagggagctggagagCCTGCTGGGGCACgagagagacgaggaggaagaggaggaggaggaggcggacgAGGAGGGGGGCGACTTTTGCGACAGCTGTGGTCATCAAGCCTCCTTCAGtttggaggaggagcaggggctGGGCGGCCCGGAGAGGCGGGCCGCATGTGGGCCGCCAGGTCCTCCTCAGCCGGCTCACCAGCTAGGCAGCGCCTCCCTCCACCCCCCGTTGTGCCTTCTCCTCCACACCATCAACGAGCAGGAGGGGCCACACCACAGCACCAGCACTGAGCCGCAGGGCTGA
- the wbp1lb gene encoding WW domain binding protein 1-like b isoform X2: MPHNLGPALSLLHCEGINNQSYICESGHCCGESQCCSYYYELWWFWLVWAIIFILSCCCVCHHRRTKHRLQQQQRQHEINLIAYREAHNYPSVPFYFRFLPNYLLPDYEEVVNRPPTPPPPYSALHTGPTSVASSPLAPEQQEGHCPTIQPTPVPPVSDSLCCRPNVEEPQPPTLDFRPKPDNKPTQTTQDSGVILLSDGLNREGLTSQEKRSGNGDDSCKDPMLKDLSEDKDRLPNGRRRRFTGDSGIEVCVCGTRGSGGFSGAGGTGQEGKELRELESLLGHERDEEEEEEEEADEEGGDFCDSCGHQASFSLEEEQGLGGPERRAACGPPGPPQPAHQLGSASLHPPLCLLLHTINEQEGPHHSTSTEPQG; the protein is encoded by the exons ATGCCTCACAATCTGGGACCTGCACTG AGCCTGCTGCACTGTGAAGGCATTAACAACCAGAGCTACATCTGTGAGTCCGGTCACTGCTGCGGGGAgtctcagtgctgcagctacTACTACGAGCTCTGGT GGTTCTGGTTGGTCTGGGCGATCATCTTCATCttgagctgctgctgcgtgTGCCACCATCGCCGCACCAAACACcggctgcagcaacaacaacggCAGCACGAGATCAACCTCATCGCTTACCGCGAAGCACACAACTACCCCTCCGTGCCCTTCTACTTCA gGTTTCTGCCAAACTACCTCCTGCCTGACTATGAAGAGGTGGTCAACCGACCACCAACTCCTCCCCCTCCATACAGTGCCTTACACACAGGCCCAACCTCAGTGGCTTCCAGTCCACTGGCTCCCGAGCAGCAGGAGGGACACTGTCCGACCATCCAGCCCACTCCGGTTCCTCCCGTGTCTGACAGTCTGTGTTGTAGACCCAATGTAGAGGAACCACAACCCCCCACCTTAGACTTTAGGCCAAAGCCTGACAACAAGcccacacagacaacacaagaTTCAGGTGTGATACTGCTGTCGGATGGGCTGAATAGAGAAGGACTTACCAGCCAGGAGAAAAGAAGTGGAAATGGGGATGATTCCTGCAAGGACCCCATGCTGAAGGACCTGTCAGAGGACAAAGATCGACTCCCCAATGGAAGGAGGAGGCGATTCACAGGGGACTCCGGgattgaggtgtgtgtgtgcggcacGCGTGGTAGCGGTGGTTtcagtggagctggaggaacAGGCCAGGAAGGCAAGGAgttgagggagctggagagCCTGCTGGGGCACgagagagacgaggaggaagaggaggaggaggaggcggacgAGGAGGGGGGCGACTTTTGCGACAGCTGTGGTCATCAAGCCTCCTTCAGtttggaggaggagcaggggctGGGCGGCCCGGAGAGGCGGGCCGCATGTGGGCCGCCAGGTCCTCCTCAGCCGGCTCACCAGCTAGGCAGCGCCTCCCTCCACCCCCCGTTGTGCCTTCTCCTCCACACCATCAACGAGCAGGAGGGGCCACACCACAGCACCAGCACTGAGCCGCAGGGCTGA
- the as3mt gene encoding arsenite methyltransferase — protein sequence MAEEKRACAKGCGDSDIHTDVKDYYGKVLQKTSDLKTNVCMTPARPVPAFIRQALKNVHHEVNARYYGCGLVVPECLEGCRILDLGSGSGRDVYMLSQLVGEKGHVTGIDMTEDQLDVAKAYVDHHMKEFGYKKPNVNFVLGLIEALTDAGLEKSSFDIIISNCVVNLSPDKKRVLAEAYSVLQDGGELYFSDVYSSGRLTEEIKNHKVLWGECLGGALWWKDLLRLAEEVGFSTPRLVTAKFITVDNKELQKVLGDYKFVSATYRLFKVPKGNTKACQVIYKGNITGVEESFPFDHQYTFKANEVAEVDGELATILTHSRFKGAFTFPPSGGPCGVKPKAAIEDPFELDLHLEKQNPGPATGGCCGTQPTACCK from the exons ATGGCCGAAGAAAAGCG TGCGTGTGCAAAAGGCTGCGGGGACAGCGACATTCACACGGACGTCAAG GATTATTATGGGAAGGTGCTGCAGAAAACCTCAGACCTGAAGACCAATGTGTGTATGACTCCGGCCCGCCCCGTCCCTGCCTTCATCCGCCAGGCTCTAAAGAACGTGCACCATGAAGTCAATGCCAG GTACTATGGCTGTGGTCTGGTGGTGCCCGAGTGCTTGGAGGGCTGCAGGATACTGGACCTGGGCAGTGGAAGTGGGAGAGACGTCTACATGCTGAGTCAGTTGGTGGGCGAGAAAGGTCATGTCACTGGCATTGACATGACCGAGGACCAG CTTGACGTGGCCAAGGCATATGTGGACCATCACATGAAAGAGTTTGGCTACAAGAAGCCCAATGTCAATTTTGTCCTGGGCCTCATCGAGGCCCTAACAGACGCGGGTCTGGAAAAGAGCTCATTTGATATCATCAT CTCCAACTGTGTGGTGAATCTCTCTCCAGACAAGAAGCGAGTACTGGCTGAGGCCTACAGCGTGCTTCAG GATGGTGGCGAGCTGTACTTCAGTGATGTCTACAGCAGTGGAAGACTaacagaggaaattaaaaatcACAAAGTGCTGTGGG GTGAGTGTCTCGGTGGAGCGCTGTGGTGGAAGGATCTGCTGCGATTGGCTGAAGAAGTGGGATTCAGCACACCACGGCTGGTTACTGCCAAATTCATCACTGTTGACAACAAGGAGCTGCAGAAAGTCCTGG GTGACTACAAATTTGTCTCTGCCACATACCGCCTGTTCAAGGTCCCTAAAGGGAACACTAAGGCCTGTCAGGTCATATATAAGGGCAACATTACAGGAGTAGAGGAAAGCTTCCCATTTGACCATCAGTACACATTCAAG GCCAATGAAGTTGCAGAGGTTGATGGAGAGTTGGCCACCATCCTGACCCATTCCAGATTTAAGGGGGCATTCACTTTCCCACCATCGGGAGGCCCCTGTGGAGTCAAACCTAAG GCAGCCATTGAGGATCCATTCGAGCTGGACCTGCATCTGGAGAAGCAAAATCCAGGTCCAGCCACAGGGGGATGCTGCGGCACGCAGCCTACTGCCTGCTGCAAATAA